The Helicoverpa armigera isolate CAAS_96S chromosome 15, ASM3070526v1, whole genome shotgun sequence genomic interval GGTATTACTTGGTTCGGACAATTGTAGTAGCTCTGTTAAATTAAGCGccagtagttttatttcaattaaatattcaaaacatagcAAATTTCCAAGTGTGGATTTCTGGGAAAAACTAGCTAGATCAAAATAGATTTGTTCACATTGAAATGTCTGGCTACGCTTAATCATATTCGTGCAGCACTTGTTTTATGAAGaacgcaaaaaatataatttaaatatgctaCATACCTCAAGAAGTTCTTTCATCGACTTCAGACGATATTCTAACTGTACCATGTGACAAACCCCATCCAAAGCAGTAAGCATactcaagaaaaaataaaaattgttcaaCGAGAGCAAAAGGGATGAAGACGATTGGTAACCATCAGCCCAACTGATGTGATCAATTGTGGCACTAATCACGAACATTATCATGGAGATCCAAATAATATTCAAGATCAATCTTCGAATTTCATCATAGGAATTCATGCCTAACAACTGATCAATGTGGTCGAAAGACTTAAAATACTTCAAGTAGTTGTCTCTGCCAGTCTTGTTGATAGAAACTAAATCAACGATATACTCAATATAACCTATAATGTAGGTCAATTGTATAACATCAACGAATGTGAGAGAAGAGAAATTTTGCACGAAGGAGTCCCACCGATCAAAATTGGTGATCAAAAAGAGAACGTTGACGAAAGCTAGAACAGTGACGTAGATTATATTTTTGGTTAACGACCACGATGATTTTAATTCTCCATTTTCTCGGTAGATACATGATAAGTTGAATATTCTTAGCAGCCAGTTTACTGGTGCTATAGTGTAAAATGTatctttaatgattttattagcCACTGTTATTTTCATACTGTCTTCTTTGCCGTGTTCACGTTTAATATCTCATGGTTGTTGTTTGTCATTCTTTTTATAGTCGTATTGTCAATATTGGCACCACTTAacactattaaattaattgcttgaaaggttatttgtttgttattattcaaattaatgttttttcacATGCGGTATGTACAATTCATTTGGTGTTTGTAATAATACTGTCCTCACTTGTAACATTCAGTTTGACTATAATTTGATATGCGTGTTCTTTTTGTCGTAATATTATTATCGtcgatgataaaaataatattcgatTCAATACGTAAGCCTTCATTGATAATACCATCAATTGAATTATTCTATGGAAATACCTACATTGTATACCTACGTGAGTATAAAATGCCAGATCGATATTTAACACAAACTTAAAGTTTTTATTGCTAAATATTGTACAGACATGCGGTGTCATTATTTACACGTCATGTTTTCTGCTATATACGACACATATTTCCTACAGCGtcgtaataggtattttttttcaaaatatgtaacaCCAGCGGTggaatactgaaaaaaaatatgttcaacaattttttatgcacgattaaataataaaggtaaaaaaaagtcgtaccaattttcataataatctaatatcatcatcataataatttatttatttatttatctacatattatAGTTGACCAAACCCAAAGTAAAACACCATAGTCATGCTCCattgaatattttcaaaaattaatattctatttcTGTCTACCAacgtaatacaaaataatagaaGAAATACAATCAATATAATGGCGTTAAAAGGTAAAAGATTAATTCCATCTTCTAATAATAGAAATTATCGGAATGTCATTTGTATCAAAACAATTGCACGCGCATGACTAGGCAtttgtttgctttttaattaactaaaaaccatttatttatctatattattGCTAATggtgtttttattgttaactaCTTACTTAGGTGTTTTCCCCGCGgtgtcacccgcgtcccatggaaagtacattgaaatatttttaaattagatacaTAATCaagttaaaaaagtaaaagttttgattaataatttgttattatttatttattttcaatttttgtacacacatcataaagaaagaagacaggaaagaaagaatttacaaaggtaatgcttatttctaaagaaatctcttccagcatacctgcgaaaggaaaatgagaataaaagagatgtagacagtgcGTAAAGAGCAAAGGAAACATAActtaaaatgaaagaaaacagctgtattattattgtttaataggTAGTCAAAAAGTGTATGATAATCAtaccaatttaaaaacataGAGTTAAAGATAAAGCATTGTGTCTATTCGAACTTGGATCTGAACTAAACATGGTTTTAGAGGACAAATCCGTGTTGAAACCAAGTACTGTGAATGAACTAGTTCCGGCTTCACATAAAGTCTGAAATCCTGTTATCCTAGATCCGGTTAAATCCGGATAATACGTACATTTGTCTTCTCTTGTTTATTGATACCAGATTTTCGAAGGTGTAAACTGGAATAAAGGTATTTTCAAATGAGTTAAAAACGACATACTGTATTTaaggatttttgtttttattgaaactatGGTAGTCATATGGTTCGTCGGAgtggcctagtggataaagaggaaatattttttgttttttttttgtatcttaaacgatttgaaaaattatttctctgtttgaaagctatactcttctcgaataacataagctatattttaccccaGCATGGgttgttcccacgggacgctgg includes:
- the LOC110376239 gene encoding uncharacterized protein LOC110376239, which encodes MKITVANKIIKDTFYTIAPVNWLLRIFNLSCIYRENGELKSSWSLTKNIIYVTVLAFVNVLFLITNFDRWDSFVQNFSSLTFVDVIQLTYIIGYIEYIVDLVSINKTGRDNYLKYFKSFDHIDQLLGMNSYDEIRRLILNIIWISMIMFVISATIDHISWADGYQSSSSLLLSLNNFYFFLSMLTALDGVCHMVQLEYRLKSMKELLESYYNCPNQVIPNEDDKTWATKTDSGRCRVDSLKTLNYSRFTEVIGFNRCYLLLVEQAYYLNGKYGLRFLILCINFLVNMIKLSNLFIRFTTGAMVPPNGSSRLLSFASMIKFLNWGAVSLIIVYRCEQTYKQSDRILNIIDLVLVNKKNSNSLTTTLEHFRNLLITRPIKFHAVQFFTIEYTLLVSLASTIVTYSIIMLQNMH